A DNA window from Mycolicibacter hiberniae contains the following coding sequences:
- a CDS encoding transglycosylase family protein: MSGRHRKPTQSHVNFAKIAFTGAVVGGGSLALAATAGAATDDEWEHVARCESGNNWSINTGNGYQGGLQFSPSTWSSHGGGKYAPSAHMASREQQIAIAEHVLATQGRGAWPVCGRGLSSASQREVPVAPPADAPIDNPELSGEAVALDNPLAPPPAPEPAPWWAPPAPEAPAPAEGAAPVEPAGWIPPAPEAPAPEAPAPEAPAFEAPAPEAPAPEAPAPEAPALEAPAPEAPAFEAPAPEAPAFEAPAPEAPAPAAEGVPSAPEAPPAPWWNPEAPAPEAPAFEAPAPEAPAPEAPAPGGETAPAQDGNRDAVSVGFHQQLWDAVQSENISGNAALAAFAQQPSRVL, from the coding sequence ATGAGTGGACGGCATCGCAAGCCCACCCAATCGCACGTCAACTTCGCCAAAATCGCATTCACCGGAGCCGTGGTCGGTGGCGGCAGCCTCGCCCTCGCAGCAACCGCCGGCGCAGCCACCGATGATGAATGGGAGCACGTAGCCCGCTGCGAATCCGGCAACAACTGGAGCATCAACACCGGCAACGGCTACCAGGGCGGACTGCAGTTCTCGCCCAGCACGTGGAGTTCCCACGGCGGCGGCAAGTACGCCCCCTCGGCACACATGGCCAGCCGCGAGCAGCAGATCGCCATCGCCGAGCACGTTCTGGCCACCCAGGGCCGTGGCGCCTGGCCGGTCTGCGGGCGCGGCCTGTCCAGCGCAAGCCAGCGCGAAGTTCCGGTGGCACCGCCGGCGGACGCCCCGATCGACAACCCCGAGCTCAGCGGCGAGGCCGTGGCCTTGGACAACCCGCTGGCACCCCCGCCCGCCCCCGAGCCCGCGCCGTGGTGGGCTCCCCCGGCCCCCGAGGCACCGGCACCCGCCGAAGGCGCGGCACCGGTAGAGCCCGCGGGCTGGATTCCGCCGGCACCGGAGGCACCCGCCCCCGAGGCCCCGGCACCTGAAGCGCCCGCATTCGAGGCTCCGGCCCCCGAGGCCCCGGCCCCGGAGGCACCCGCCCCCGAAGCTCCGGCACTTGAGGCTCCCGCCCCCGAGGCTCCGGCATTTGAGGCTCCGGCCCCCGAAGCTCCGGCATTTGAGGCTCCGGCCCCCGAGGCTCCGGCTCCGGCCGCCGAAGGAGTTCCCTCGGCCCCCGAGGCGCCCCCCGCGCCGTGGTGGAACCCGGAGGCTCCGGCCCCCGAAGCTCCGGCATTTGAGGCTCCGGCCCCCGAGGCTCCCGCTCCGGAGGCTCCGGCCCCCGGCGGCGAGACCGCTCCTGCCCAGGACGGCAACCGCGACGCGGTCTCGGTCGGCTTCCACCAGCAGCTGTGGGACGCCGTGCAGTCGGAGAACATCAGCGGCAACGCCGCGCTCGCCGCGTTCGCGCAGCAGCCCAGCCGGGTCCTCTAG
- a CDS encoding MogA/MoaB family molybdenum cofactor biosynthesis protein: MSARAARVIIASTRASTGVYTDRTGPIIAEWLQQRSFAPVQPEVVADGEPVGAALRAAVAAQPELIITSGGTGIAPTDDTPAQTLRVLDYEIPGLADAIRRSGLPKVPTSILSRGVCGVAGRCLVVNLPGSTGGVRDGLGVLADVLDHALDQLAGGDHR; encoded by the coding sequence GTGAGCGCCCGGGCGGCCCGGGTGATCATCGCCTCCACCCGCGCCTCGACGGGGGTCTACACCGACCGCACCGGGCCGATCATCGCCGAGTGGCTGCAGCAGCGGAGCTTCGCTCCGGTGCAGCCGGAGGTCGTGGCCGACGGCGAGCCGGTCGGGGCGGCCCTGCGAGCCGCCGTGGCGGCTCAGCCGGAGCTGATCATCACCTCGGGCGGGACCGGGATCGCGCCGACCGACGACACGCCGGCGCAGACACTGCGCGTGCTCGACTACGAGATCCCCGGTCTGGCCGACGCCATCCGCCGGTCCGGGCTGCCGAAGGTGCCCACGTCCATCCTCTCCCGCGGCGTGTGCGGGGTCGCCGGTCGCTGCCTGGTGGTCAACCTTCCCGGGTCCACCGGGGGGGTTCGCGACGGGCTGGGAGTGCTTGCCGACGTCCTGGATCACGCGTTGGACCAACTGGCCGGCGGGGACCACCGGTGA
- a CDS encoding cold-shock protein: protein MPTGKVKWYDAEKGFGFLSQEEGEDVYVRASALPAGVEGLKAGQRVEFGVAAGRRGPQALTVKLIDPPPTLSRNRREAAPAEHRHTPDELHGMVEDMITLLEGTVQPELRKGRYPDRKTARQISEVVKAVARELDA from the coding sequence GTGCCGACCGGCAAGGTGAAGTGGTACGACGCCGAGAAGGGCTTCGGCTTCCTGTCCCAGGAAGAAGGTGAGGACGTCTACGTCCGTGCCTCGGCCCTGCCAGCCGGTGTGGAGGGTCTCAAGGCGGGTCAGCGGGTGGAGTTCGGCGTCGCGGCCGGCCGCCGCGGCCCGCAGGCGCTGACGGTGAAGCTGATCGACCCGCCGCCGACCCTGTCCCGGAATCGCCGCGAGGCGGCTCCGGCCGAGCACCGGCACACCCCCGACGAGCTGCACGGCATGGTCGAGGACATGATCACCCTGCTGGAAGGCACGGTGCAGCCCGAGCTGCGCAAGGGGCGCTACCCGGACCGTAAGACCGCACGGCAGATCTCCGAGGTGGTCAAGGCCGTGGCCCGCGAGCTCGACGCCTGA
- a CDS encoding glutathione S-transferase family protein — translation MASYLAGGDFMRDTAYISTRITADGRDGYPVEPGRYRLVVARACPWANRAIIVRRLLGLESAISIGFCGPTHDQRSWTFDLDPGGVDPVLGIPRLQDAYFRRIPHYPKGITVPAMVDVPTGAVVTNDFAQMTLDFSTEWTAYHRPGAPQLYPESLRDEIDEVGKKIYTEINNGVYRCGFAGTQEAYDAAYGRLFSALDWVSERLAGQRYLVGDTITEADVRLFTTLARFDPVYHGHFKCNRQKLSEMPVLWAYARDLFQTPGFGDTIDFVQIKQHYYIVHADINPSQIVPVGPDLANWLSPHGREALGGRPFGDGTPPGPVSAAERVPAGHGTEPASAGR, via the coding sequence ATGGCCAGCTACCTCGCCGGCGGCGATTTCATGCGCGACACCGCCTACATCTCCACCCGTATCACCGCCGATGGCCGTGACGGATATCCGGTAGAGCCGGGCCGGTACCGGTTGGTCGTCGCGCGGGCCTGCCCGTGGGCCAATCGCGCGATCATCGTGCGGCGCCTGCTCGGCCTGGAAAGCGCCATCTCCATCGGGTTTTGCGGGCCCACGCACGATCAGCGCAGCTGGACCTTCGACCTGGACCCGGGTGGGGTTGACCCGGTCCTGGGGATACCGCGACTGCAAGACGCGTACTTCAGGCGCATTCCGCACTATCCCAAGGGGATCACCGTCCCGGCGATGGTCGACGTGCCCACCGGTGCGGTGGTGACCAACGACTTCGCCCAGATGACTTTGGACTTCTCCACCGAGTGGACGGCCTATCACCGGCCGGGGGCTCCGCAGCTGTATCCCGAATCGCTGCGCGACGAGATCGACGAGGTGGGCAAAAAGATCTACACCGAAATCAACAACGGCGTGTACCGGTGCGGCTTCGCCGGCACCCAGGAGGCCTACGACGCCGCCTACGGCCGACTGTTCAGCGCGCTGGACTGGGTCAGCGAGCGACTGGCCGGCCAGCGATATCTGGTGGGGGACACCATCACCGAGGCCGATGTCCGACTGTTCACCACGCTGGCTCGGTTCGACCCGGTCTACCACGGTCATTTCAAGTGCAACCGGCAGAAGCTTTCCGAGATGCCGGTGCTGTGGGCCTATGCCCGGGATCTGTTCCAGACGCCCGGGTTCGGCGACACCATCGACTTCGTCCAGATCAAACAGCACTACTACATCGTGCACGCCGACATCAATCCGTCGCAGATCGTTCCCGTCGGGCCGGATCTGGCTAATTGGCTGTCGCCGCATGGACGAGAAGCATTGGGCGGCAGGCCGTTCGGGGACGGAACGCCGCCGGGTCCGGTGTCTGCCGCAGAGCGGGTGCCGGCCGGACACGGGACTGAACCGGCAA
- a CDS encoding molybdenum cofactor biosynthesis protein MoaE has product MTAGSARVLRAEITEQPIVLADHEDLVGHRAAGAVVGFVGMIRDHDHDRQVSRLEYSAHPSAQQVMADVLTEVAEQAQGVRALAASHRIGVLRIGDAALVAAVAADHRREAFEACALLVDTVKARLPVWKHQFFADGTEEWVGSA; this is encoded by the coding sequence GTGACCGCCGGAAGTGCCCGCGTGCTGCGGGCCGAGATCACCGAGCAGCCCATCGTGCTGGCCGACCACGAGGACCTGGTGGGCCACCGCGCCGCGGGCGCGGTCGTCGGATTCGTCGGCATGATTCGCGACCACGACCACGACCGGCAGGTCAGCAGGCTGGAATACTCTGCGCACCCGTCGGCCCAGCAGGTCATGGCCGATGTGCTGACCGAGGTCGCCGAGCAGGCCCAGGGGGTCCGCGCGCTGGCGGCCAGCCACCGGATCGGCGTCCTGCGCATCGGCGACGCCGCGCTGGTGGCCGCGGTGGCCGCCGATCACCGTCGGGAGGCGTTCGAGGCCTGCGCGCTGCTGGTCGACACCGTCAAGGCCCGGCTGCCGGTATGGAAGCACCAGTTCTTCGCCGACGGCACCGAGGAATGGGTCGGCTCGGCCTGA
- the moaA gene encoding GTP 3',8-cyclase MoaA, translating into MPTSGPLVDSFGRVHTDLRISLTDRCNLRCTYCMPAEGLDWIPSTHLLSDAELIRLMRIGVTRLGITDIRFTGGEPLLARHLESVVAGAAALRPRPEIALTTNGLGLARRAGALVAAGLDRINVSLDTVDRAHFAEITRRDRLPHVLAGLDAAARAGMTPIKVNAVLDPKITGDDIVNLLHFCLQHGYQLRVIEMMPLDADHRWTRDAGLDVDQVLEAVGARFALRRDAKPRGSAPAELWQVQEGPDTPAGTFGIIASVSRPFCGSCDRTRLTADGQIRNCLFATDESDLRALLRSGADDDAIEQAWRAAMWLKKAGHGINDPNFIQPDRPMSAIGG; encoded by the coding sequence ATGCCCACCTCCGGACCGTTGGTGGACTCCTTCGGCCGCGTCCACACCGACTTGCGGATATCGCTGACCGACCGCTGCAACCTGCGCTGCACTTACTGCATGCCCGCCGAAGGGCTGGACTGGATCCCCAGCACCCACCTGCTGTCCGACGCCGAGCTGATCCGGCTGATGCGGATCGGCGTCACCCGGCTGGGCATCACCGACATCCGGTTCACCGGCGGCGAACCGCTGCTTGCCCGGCACCTCGAAAGCGTGGTGGCCGGCGCCGCAGCACTACGGCCGCGCCCCGAGATCGCCCTGACCACCAACGGCCTGGGTCTGGCCCGGCGCGCCGGCGCCCTGGTGGCGGCCGGCCTGGACCGGATCAACGTGTCGCTGGACACCGTCGATCGCGCCCACTTCGCCGAGATCACGCGCCGCGACCGCCTGCCCCACGTGCTCGCCGGGCTCGACGCGGCCGCCCGGGCCGGCATGACACCCATCAAGGTCAATGCCGTCCTGGACCCCAAGATCACCGGTGACGACATCGTCAACCTGCTGCACTTCTGCCTGCAGCACGGCTACCAGCTGCGGGTCATCGAAATGATGCCGCTGGACGCCGACCACCGCTGGACCCGCGACGCCGGACTCGACGTCGACCAGGTTCTGGAGGCGGTGGGGGCGCGCTTCGCGCTGCGCCGCGACGCCAAGCCGCGCGGATCCGCGCCTGCCGAGCTGTGGCAGGTCCAGGAAGGCCCGGACACTCCCGCGGGCACGTTCGGAATCATCGCCTCGGTGTCACGCCCGTTCTGCGGCAGCTGCGACCGGACCCGGCTCACCGCCGACGGCCAGATCCGCAACTGCCTGTTCGCCACGGACGAGTCCGACCTGCGCGCCCTGCTGCGCAGCGGGGCGGACGACGACGCCATCGAGCAGGCGTGGCGTGCCGCGATGTGGCTCAAGAAGGCCGGCCACGGCATCAACGACCCGAACTTCATCCAGCCGGACCGGCCGATGAGCGCGATCGGGGGCTGA
- a CDS encoding FadR/GntR family transcriptional regulator encodes MSLQPIARQSIPDEIFAQLAGQVLSGDRTPGETLPSERTLSEALGVSRAAVREALGRLDRARLIQVRQGESTVVRDFRAEAGFDVLPLLLVHGGDVDRDTLASVIEARAVIGPQVAALAAARVTDDARLRLRAAVDELAAEPDPLRRMWQALGFWEIIVEGAESIAFRLLFNTLRQVYIPALDVLVNVMAAEVGDIAHYRSLAEAIAAGDQDDARGIAQQLLALGSAAFAELTAQLEGPR; translated from the coding sequence GTGAGCCTGCAGCCGATCGCCCGCCAGTCGATCCCCGACGAGATCTTCGCCCAGCTTGCCGGGCAGGTGCTCTCCGGCGACCGGACGCCCGGCGAGACCCTGCCCAGCGAGCGGACCCTGTCCGAGGCGCTCGGCGTCTCGCGGGCCGCCGTCCGGGAAGCGCTGGGCCGGCTGGACCGCGCGCGCCTCATCCAGGTCCGTCAGGGCGAGTCGACCGTGGTCCGCGACTTTCGTGCCGAGGCCGGCTTCGATGTCCTGCCGCTGCTGCTGGTGCACGGCGGCGACGTCGACCGGGACACCTTGGCCAGCGTGATCGAGGCCCGCGCCGTGATCGGCCCCCAAGTGGCCGCCCTGGCGGCGGCGCGCGTCACCGACGACGCTCGCCTACGTCTGCGGGCCGCAGTCGATGAGTTGGCAGCCGAACCCGACCCCCTGCGCCGAATGTGGCAGGCTCTCGGCTTCTGGGAAATCATCGTCGAGGGCGCCGAATCCATTGCGTTCCGGCTGCTTTTCAACACGTTGCGGCAGGTCTACATCCCCGCCCTCGATGTGCTCGTCAATGTGATGGCCGCTGAGGTCGGCGATATTGCGCACTATCGGTCGCTCGCCGAGGCGATTGCCGCCGGGGACCAGGACGACGCCCGGGGGATCGCACAACAGCTGCTCGCACTGGGCAGCGCCGCGTTCGCCGAACTCACCGCCCAGCTGGAGGGCCCGCGATGA
- the moaC gene encoding cyclic pyranopterin monophosphate synthase MoaC has protein sequence MVDVSAKATTKRVAVAGGVLRTTAEVVALISAGGLPKGDALATARVAGIMAAKRTSDLVPLCHQLALTGVDVDFTIGTAAIDITATVRTTDRTGVEMEALTAVSVAALTLYDMIKAVDRAAVIDGIRVLSKDGGRTGAWERP, from the coding sequence ATGGTCGATGTCAGCGCGAAGGCGACCACCAAACGAGTTGCGGTCGCCGGTGGGGTGCTGCGCACCACCGCCGAGGTGGTGGCGCTGATATCGGCCGGCGGCCTCCCCAAGGGAGATGCCCTGGCCACCGCACGGGTAGCGGGCATCATGGCGGCCAAACGCACCAGCGATCTGGTCCCGCTCTGCCACCAGCTGGCCCTGACCGGCGTGGACGTCGACTTCACCATCGGAACGGCTGCCATCGACATCACCGCGACAGTGCGCACCACCGACCGCACCGGCGTGGAGATGGAGGCGCTGACCGCGGTCAGCGTGGCGGCGCTGACTCTGTACGACATGATCAAAGCCGTCGATCGCGCCGCGGTCATCGACGGCATCCGGGTGCTGAGCAAAGACGGCGGTCGCACCGGGGCCTGGGAACGCCCGTGA
- a CDS encoding sterol desaturase family protein — protein sequence MTRKQQGLPQAFAEFIRHPTPWMLVTWAAALLAARLAVGGWSIVDTAIAVALVAFSPLGEWLIHTGILHWRPRTLAGVTFDSRLARDHRRHHRDPRDIPLIFIPWPSLIVIIAGLTPMAFIALGNPGKGLTFALTIATFLVFYEWIHYLVHTDYKPRHAIYRGVWRNHRYHHFKNERYWFTVTTAGTADRLLGTYPDPREVPSSPTVRNLHAPTATG from the coding sequence ATGACCCGCAAGCAACAGGGCCTGCCGCAGGCATTCGCCGAGTTCATCCGGCACCCGACTCCCTGGATGCTCGTCACCTGGGCCGCAGCCCTACTGGCGGCGCGCCTGGCTGTGGGCGGCTGGTCGATCGTCGATACGGCTATTGCCGTTGCGCTGGTCGCTTTTTCGCCTCTCGGCGAATGGTTGATCCATACCGGCATCCTGCACTGGCGGCCGCGCACGCTGGCCGGTGTCACATTCGACTCGCGCCTGGCCCGCGACCATCGCCGGCATCACCGCGACCCCCGCGACATTCCGCTGATCTTCATCCCGTGGCCCAGCCTGATCGTGATCATCGCCGGTTTGACACCCATGGCGTTCATCGCCTTGGGCAACCCCGGAAAAGGGCTGACATTCGCCTTGACCATCGCAACGTTCCTGGTGTTCTACGAGTGGATTCACTACCTGGTGCACACCGACTACAAACCCCGCCACGCGATCTACCGTGGGGTCTGGCGCAATCACCGGTATCACCACTTCAAGAACGAGCGGTACTGGTTCACTGTGACAACCGCCGGCACCGCCGACCGGCTGCTGGGCACCTACCCGGACCCGCGCGAGGTGCCCTCGTCGCCGACAGTGCGAAACCTGCACGCGCCGACGGCAACCGGCTGA
- a CDS encoding MoaD/ThiS family protein, giving the protein MTETAASTQTGGPMDSVAVTVRYFAAARAAAGAESETVSVPRGAGVAGLAETLSGRDERLAAVLSRCSYLRDGVAVRDHQAALRPGETVDVLPPFAGG; this is encoded by the coding sequence ATGACCGAGACCGCAGCGAGCACTCAGACCGGAGGACCCATGGACAGCGTCGCGGTGACGGTGCGCTACTTCGCCGCGGCCCGGGCGGCCGCCGGGGCCGAATCCGAGACCGTCAGCGTGCCCCGCGGCGCGGGGGTGGCGGGCCTGGCCGAGACGCTTTCCGGCCGCGATGAGCGACTGGCGGCCGTGTTGAGCCGCTGCTCCTATCTGCGCGACGGCGTCGCCGTGCGTGACCACCAAGCCGCGTTGCGCCCCGGCGAAACCGTCGACGTCCTGCCGCCGTTCGCCGGCGGCTAA